The stretch of DNA CATATTTTCTATTGGCACAACATTGGAAATAACACCTTTATTCCCATGCCTTCCAGACATTTTATCTCCTACTTGAATTTTTCTTAAATTAGCGACTGAGATTTGGACAGTTTTAATAACTCCAGGAGAAAGCTTATCTCCTTCTTCGCGAGAAAAAATTTGGACATTTACTATTTTTCCGTGTTCGCCATGCTCAAGAACAAGAGAACTGTCGCGAACATCTTTTGCTTTTTCTCCAAAAATCGCTCTTAATAATTTTTCTTCACTGGAAAGTTCTGTTTCTCCCTTTGGCGTAATTTTTCCAACCAAAATATCTCCTGATTTAACTTCAGCGCCAATCCTTACAATACCGCTTTCATCTAAATTCTTTAATCTTTCTTCTCCAATATTAGGAATATCTCTTGTTATTGTTTCGGGTCCTAATTTTGTGTCTCTTATATCAATACTGTAATCGTTAATATGAATCGAGCTATAAAAATCATCTTTTACTAATTTTTGCGAAACAATAATAGCATCTTCATAATTGTATCCTTCCCATGCCATAAAAGCGACTAAAACATTTCTGCCTAAAGACAATTCCTTTCCGTCTATGGATTGCCCATCCGTGATTGCCTGCGCTTTTTTAATTTTATCGTTGATTTCAACTATTGGATGTTGGTTTATACAAGTTGATTGGTTTGATCTTACAAATTTTAACAGATCATAAACAGTTATTTTTTTATCATCACCTAATATTTCAATTTTATTTGCTGAAACGCTAGTTACTTTTCCATCACATTCAGCTCTTAACACATGGCCTGAATCAAGAGCGGCTTTTTCTTCCACTCCGGTGCCGACTAAAGGCGCTTTAGGATTAATAAGCGGGACAGACTGTCTTTGCATATTTGTTCCCATCAGAGCTCGTACGGCATCATCATGCTCTAAAAAAGGAATCATTGCTGTTGCGATAGAAACAATCTGTTTTGGGGAAACATCCATAAAATCAACATTGTAGACATGCTCAATATCTGGATTGCCGTATTTTCTTACTTCAACCTTTTCATCTAAAAAATATCCATCTTTGTCAAGGTTAGCTATCGCTGTCGTGATAATATTTTTTTCTTCTTGAAAAGCGTCTAGATAAACAATCTCCTTAGTTGCTATAGGATTAATCGCGATTGTTTTTAAATCTTTATTTTTTTCTAATTCTCTTGCTTGCGATGAACTAATTATTTGACCTTTTTTAACAACTATTTTTCCTTTTGATTTTATATCTTTTAAAACCTTTTTGCCAACAGTTTCTTTGAATTTATTTTTTACTTTATTCAAAACTTTTCTATAAGATGTTTCTAAAAAACCATATTCATTAATATTAGCGTAATTTGCCAAATGTCCAACTAGTCCGATATTTGGCCCTTCAGGAGTTGATATAGGGCAAATTTTTCCATAATGAGTTCTGTGGACATCTCTTACCTCAAATCCAGCTCTTTCTCTTGTTAACCCACCAGGACCCATAGCTGATAACCTTCTTTTGTGTTCTAATTCAGCTAATGGATTTGTTTGGTCCATAAACTGGCAAAGCTGGGAAGACATAAAAAATTCTTTAACAGCTGAAATTAACGGCCTTGAATTAATAAGTCTGGCAGGTGTAACAGTATTTTCATCAACGGTACTCATTCTGTCTCTTATAATTCTTTCCATTCTTACCATGCCAATGCGAAATCTGCCTTGAATCAACTCTCCAACAGTTCTTACTCTGCGATTTCCCAAATGATCAATATCGTCTGCTTCTTTTTGAGAAATATTTAATTTAATAATTTCTTTGACAATATTAATTAAGTCTTGTTTTCTAAAAATTCTATTTTCTTTGGTATCTTCAAGGTCTTCATTAAAACGGCGGTTTATTTTATAACGCCCGACTTTTCCAAAATCATATCTGTCAAATCTAAAAAACATCGCGTTTATTAAAGAGCGAACATTATCAATACCAGCTAAATCTCCAGGTCTTATTCTTTTATAAACTTCCATTAAACCCTCGTCCTCGGTTTTTGTAGCGTCTTTTTTAAGCGTTGATTTAATATAATTAAAATCAGGATGAATTTCAACCTCTTTGAAAAGTTCTTCAATTTCTTCGTTTGTGCTATAGCCAAAAGCGCGCAAAAGCGAAGTTACAGCGATTTTTCTTTTCCTATCAATTTTAACCCATATAACATTATTTATATCTGTCTCTATTTCAAGCCAAACTCCCCTGTTTGGGATAACTTTAGCTCCATAATAATTTTTTCCGCGAATATTTTCGGAAAAGCAAAAAACTCCAGCGCTTCTTATTAATTGTGAAACAACCGCGCGCTCAATTCCGTTGATAATAAAAGTTCCATTTTTTGTCATCAATGGAATATCTCCTAAATAAATTTCTTGATCACTAATTTTTTTTCCATCTTTCTTTAATTCAATATTTACTCTTATCGGGGCTTCATAGCTGACATTTTTGTTTTTACTGGTTATTTCATCAAACTTAGGATCATCAAAATAATAATCTTTAAAAAAAAGTTCTATTTTTTGCCCGCTAGAATCTTTAATGGGAGAAATTTCATTAAAAATTTCTTTTATTCCGTTTTTTAAAAACCAATTATAAGAATCCTTTTGCAATCTTACCAAATCTGGCAATTGTATGACATCTTTCTTGTTTTTAGTAGTTGCTATATATTTACCGCCTTTAATGTTTCCGTCTTCGTATGTAAATAAAATTCGATCTTTGGTTTTTTGTTTAGACATAAATATATTATAATTACAAAAATAAAAAATTTATAAAACACAAAAATGGCTCATCTATCTATACCAAAAAGACGAGCTTATTTTTTTTAAGTTAATTTAAATATTTTTTAACATTATGCTTCTGATTAAGCACTCTGTTATCTCTTATAATTTGTATAACAGACTTATTTAGAAACTATTATTATAAAAACATATTTTAAAAAGCTTGTCAAGAAAATTTATAAAAAGTTAACATAAAAATTTGTCTGTTTGATTTAATCCAAGCA from Patescibacteria group bacterium encodes:
- a CDS encoding DNA-directed RNA polymerase subunit beta — its product is MSKQKTKDRILFTYEDGNIKGGKYIATTKNKKDVIQLPDLVRLQKDSYNWFLKNGIKEIFNEISPIKDSSGQKIELFFKDYYFDDPKFDEITSKNKNVSYEAPIRVNIELKKDGKKISDQEIYLGDIPLMTKNGTFIINGIERAVVSQLIRSAGVFCFSENIRGKNYYGAKVIPNRGVWLEIETDINNVIWVKIDRKRKIAVTSLLRAFGYSTNEEIEELFKEVEIHPDFNYIKSTLKKDATKTEDEGLMEVYKRIRPGDLAGIDNVRSLINAMFFRFDRYDFGKVGRYKINRRFNEDLEDTKENRIFRKQDLINIVKEIIKLNISQKEADDIDHLGNRRVRTVGELIQGRFRIGMVRMERIIRDRMSTVDENTVTPARLINSRPLISAVKEFFMSSQLCQFMDQTNPLAELEHKRRLSAMGPGGLTRERAGFEVRDVHRTHYGKICPISTPEGPNIGLVGHLANYANINEYGFLETSYRKVLNKVKNKFKETVGKKVLKDIKSKGKIVVKKGQIISSSQARELEKNKDLKTIAINPIATKEIVYLDAFQEEKNIITTAIANLDKDGYFLDEKVEVRKYGNPDIEHVYNVDFMDVSPKQIVSIATAMIPFLEHDDAVRALMGTNMQRQSVPLINPKAPLVGTGVEEKAALDSGHVLRAECDGKVTSVSANKIEILGDDKKITVYDLLKFVRSNQSTCINQHPIVEINDKIKKAQAITDGQSIDGKELSLGRNVLVAFMAWEGYNYEDAIIVSQKLVKDDFYSSIHINDYSIDIRDTKLGPETITRDIPNIGEERLKNLDESGIVRIGAEVKSGDILVGKITPKGETELSSEEKLLRAIFGEKAKDVRDSSLVLEHGEHGKIVNVQIFSREEGDKLSPGVIKTVQISVANLRKIQVGDKMSGRHGNKGVISNVVPIENMPCLADGTPIDVILSPLGVISRMNLGQLLETHLGLAARAGGYKVITPPLDGISENIIQQELKKYGYPEDGKLTLYDGRTGDPFNEKTVVGYAYMLKLNHMVEDKIHQRSIGPYSLITQQPLGGKAQFGGQRFGEMEVWALEGYGAAHILQEMLTIKSDDVPGRSRAYESIIKGEEIQKVNVPESFNVLVREFKGLGLDVELLDENEKPITPEKQIESKDNKKI